From a single Octopus sinensis linkage group LG5, ASM634580v1, whole genome shotgun sequence genomic region:
- the LOC115211917 gene encoding SET and MYND domain-containing protein 4 isoform X1 gives MASKIGNWQIALDNIIEEFDKDGSLEYFRTLTSNQNRIEFILNKNIILNIPWISAYLENADKLHLKSDKKSVAARQNGNKAFQAKNFAVALEHYTKSLTLAPLTSDDLALSYSNRSAALFHLGKYQACIADIEEVKQCSCVPAHLPSRLSLRKAQCLFYLQRYKEAKTELQDGMKNLQQKTYDDPKKKESLLSDFEKWLKKVETKFDLELTNDITSTHLLDTDNVCEPCTKVSYVTNSVVTCASSAVELQDNSSLGRHLRAKHPLKAGDVLIVEKPYAAILLPDYYLSHCNYCLDELVSPVPCQRCCHVLYCSRICRQQDWSSCHYVECYFLKLLHSVGIAHLSLRIILVTGLQYLLDFKENHTKDTPPSGIDGLTDAGCYETNYLSVYKLMTHSTDIPAEDQLQYSMTAVLLLHILNQSGWFQEKYTVQQILDNYDNKAKESHLLWSEPHRYVGAVLLHHIQQLICNAHAITKLDFSDPRPTTVNDGVSIQTTSQVRLATAVYPTVSLLNHSCQPSISLSFQKDTLVVRSVKDISEGKEVFSCYGPHSFRMDFAERQQILKDQYFFKCQCEACILEGSHRPSASDEDCYQCFSQLPCENAKEHTKSALLGEANNFKKALTLLESNNIEDALATFRLCADLRKRLLAHHTKDYGEIQDCIARCLASLGKYKEACKVLESSLTITEDCYGSGSLELARELQKFCELLYIAGERKKALKTINRAKSLFAIHFGLKCPEYGELALLESKLHLQK, from the exons aaaTATTCCTTGGATCTCTGCCTATTTGGAGAATGCTGATAAATTACACCTGAAATCTGACAAAAAATCAGTCGCAGCACGACAAAATGGCAACAAGGCATTTCAAGCGAAGAACTTTGCAGTGGCTCTGGAGCATTACACTAAG aGCCTAACTTTGGCACCGTTAACTTCCGATGACCTTGCTCTTTCTTATTCTAATCGATCTGCTGCTCTCTTTCATCTCGGCAAATATCAA GCATGCATAGCTGACATAGAAGAAGTCAAACAATGTTCTTGTGTTCCTGCTCATCTTCCATCGAGACTCAGTCTTCGGAAAGCACAATGTCTTTTCTATCTTCAACGCTACAAAGAAGCAAAAACTG aattgcaAGATGGAATGAAGAACTTACAACAGAAAACTTATGATGATCCAAAGAAAAAGG aAAGTTTATTGTCTGATTTTGAAAAATGGCTGAAGAAAGTAGAAACAAAATT cgATCTGGAATTAACAAATGATATTACCTCAACTCATCTGCTTGACACTGACAATGTCTGCGAACCCTGTACCAAAGTTAGTTATGTCACCAATTCTGTCGTTACTTGTGCATCGAGTGCTGTTGAACTCCAAGACAATAGCAGTTTAGGCCGACATCTTCGA GCGAAACACCCTCTCAAAGCAGGAGATGTCCTTATCGTTGAGAAGCCGTATGCTGCTATCCTCCTACCAGACTACTACTTATCTCATTGTAATTACTGTTTAGATGAATTAGTTTCTCCTGTACC CTGTCAAAGATGCTGTCACGTCCTTTACTGTAGCCGCATCTGCCGTCAACAAGATTGGTCGTCCTGTCATTATGTGGAAtgttattttctgaaattgtTGCATTCT gtTGGTATTGCTCACTTAAGTCTGAGAATCATCTTGGTGACTGGCTTACAGTATCTCCTTG ATTTCAAAGAAAATCACACCAAAGACACACCTCCTTCGGGAATTGATGGTCTTACTGATGCTGGTTGCTATGAGACTAATTACTTATCTGTCTACAAACTCATGACTCACTCCACCGACATACCTGCTGAAGATCAGCTGCAATATTCTATG ACTGCAGTTCTCTTGCTTCACATATTGAATCAATCTGGATGGTTCCAGGAGAAGTATACAGTTCAACAGATTTTAGACAATTATGATAACAAGGCCAAGGAAAGCCATTTATTGTGGTCTGAGCCACACCGTTATGTTGGGGCTGTTCTATTACATCACATCCAACAACTCATATGCAATGCTCATGCCATAACCAAACTAGACTTTTCTGATCCAAGACCTACCACAGTCAATGATGGAGTTTCTATACAAACAACCAGCCAAGTTCGCCTTGCTACGGCTGTGTATCCGACAGTTAGTCTTCTAAACCATTCTTGTCAACCTTCCATATCGTTAAG ttttcAGAAAGATACGTTGGTTGTTCGTTCAGTGAAAGACATCTCAGAAGGAAAAGAAGTTTTCAGCTGCTACg GGCCCCACAGCTTCAGAATGGATTTTGCGGAACGTCAACAGATTCTGAAGgatcaatatttctttaaatgtcAATGTGAAGCCTGCATCCTGGAAGGTTCCCACAGACCATCAGCTTCG GACGAAGACTGCTATCAATGTTTCTCGCAGTTACCATGTGAAAATGCCAAGGAGCACACAAAGTCAGCTTTACTTGGTGAAGCAAATAACTTCAAGAAGGCTCTGACTTTACTGGAATCAAATAATATTGAAG ATGCCCTCGCTACATTCCGTCTCTGCGCTGATCTACGCAAGAGACTACTTGCACACCACACTAAGGATTACGGTGAAATACAGGACTGCATTGCTCGATGTTTGGCTTCTCTTG gtAAATACAAAGAAGCTTGCAAAGTTTTAGAATCCAGTTTGACAATTACTGAAGATTGTTATGGCAGTGGTAGCCTGGAACTGGCACGAGAACTCCAGAAATTCTGTGAACTGCTCTACATAGCTGGAGAAAGGAAAAAAGCTTTAAAAACTATCAACCGAGCGAAAAGTTTATTTGCTATACATTTTGGTTTGAAATGTCCTGAATATGGAGAACTTGCTTTGCTTGAATCTAAACttcatttacaaaaataa
- the LOC115211917 gene encoding SET and MYND domain-containing protein 4 isoform X2 — protein MTLLFLILIDLLLSFISANIKSFPSLPTNQACIADIEEVKQCSCVPAHLPSRLSLRKAQCLFYLQRYKEAKTELQDGMKNLQQKTYDDPKKKESLLSDFEKWLKKVETKFDLELTNDITSTHLLDTDNVCEPCTKVSYVTNSVVTCASSAVELQDNSSLGRHLRAKHPLKAGDVLIVEKPYAAILLPDYYLSHCNYCLDELVSPVPCQRCCHVLYCSRICRQQDWSSCHYVECYFLKLLHSVGIAHLSLRIILVTGLQYLLDFKENHTKDTPPSGIDGLTDAGCYETNYLSVYKLMTHSTDIPAEDQLQYSMTAVLLLHILNQSGWFQEKYTVQQILDNYDNKAKESHLLWSEPHRYVGAVLLHHIQQLICNAHAITKLDFSDPRPTTVNDGVSIQTTSQVRLATAVYPTVSLLNHSCQPSISLSFQKDTLVVRSVKDISEGKEVFSCYGPHSFRMDFAERQQILKDQYFFKCQCEACILEGSHRPSASDEDCYQCFSQLPCENAKEHTKSALLGEANNFKKALTLLESNNIEDALATFRLCADLRKRLLAHHTKDYGEIQDCIARCLASLGKYKEACKVLESSLTITEDCYGSGSLELARELQKFCELLYIAGERKKALKTINRAKSLFAIHFGLKCPEYGELALLESKLHLQK, from the exons ATGACCTTGCTCTTTCTTATTCTAATCGATCTGCTGCTCTCTTTCATCTCGGCAAATATCAA ATCTTTTCCATCTCTTCCCACCAACCAGGCATGCATAGCTGACATAGAAGAAGTCAAACAATGTTCTTGTGTTCCTGCTCATCTTCCATCGAGACTCAGTCTTCGGAAAGCACAATGTCTTTTCTATCTTCAACGCTACAAAGAAGCAAAAACTG aattgcaAGATGGAATGAAGAACTTACAACAGAAAACTTATGATGATCCAAAGAAAAAGG aAAGTTTATTGTCTGATTTTGAAAAATGGCTGAAGAAAGTAGAAACAAAATT cgATCTGGAATTAACAAATGATATTACCTCAACTCATCTGCTTGACACTGACAATGTCTGCGAACCCTGTACCAAAGTTAGTTATGTCACCAATTCTGTCGTTACTTGTGCATCGAGTGCTGTTGAACTCCAAGACAATAGCAGTTTAGGCCGACATCTTCGA GCGAAACACCCTCTCAAAGCAGGAGATGTCCTTATCGTTGAGAAGCCGTATGCTGCTATCCTCCTACCAGACTACTACTTATCTCATTGTAATTACTGTTTAGATGAATTAGTTTCTCCTGTACC CTGTCAAAGATGCTGTCACGTCCTTTACTGTAGCCGCATCTGCCGTCAACAAGATTGGTCGTCCTGTCATTATGTGGAAtgttattttctgaaattgtTGCATTCT gtTGGTATTGCTCACTTAAGTCTGAGAATCATCTTGGTGACTGGCTTACAGTATCTCCTTG ATTTCAAAGAAAATCACACCAAAGACACACCTCCTTCGGGAATTGATGGTCTTACTGATGCTGGTTGCTATGAGACTAATTACTTATCTGTCTACAAACTCATGACTCACTCCACCGACATACCTGCTGAAGATCAGCTGCAATATTCTATG ACTGCAGTTCTCTTGCTTCACATATTGAATCAATCTGGATGGTTCCAGGAGAAGTATACAGTTCAACAGATTTTAGACAATTATGATAACAAGGCCAAGGAAAGCCATTTATTGTGGTCTGAGCCACACCGTTATGTTGGGGCTGTTCTATTACATCACATCCAACAACTCATATGCAATGCTCATGCCATAACCAAACTAGACTTTTCTGATCCAAGACCTACCACAGTCAATGATGGAGTTTCTATACAAACAACCAGCCAAGTTCGCCTTGCTACGGCTGTGTATCCGACAGTTAGTCTTCTAAACCATTCTTGTCAACCTTCCATATCGTTAAG ttttcAGAAAGATACGTTGGTTGTTCGTTCAGTGAAAGACATCTCAGAAGGAAAAGAAGTTTTCAGCTGCTACg GGCCCCACAGCTTCAGAATGGATTTTGCGGAACGTCAACAGATTCTGAAGgatcaatatttctttaaatgtcAATGTGAAGCCTGCATCCTGGAAGGTTCCCACAGACCATCAGCTTCG GACGAAGACTGCTATCAATGTTTCTCGCAGTTACCATGTGAAAATGCCAAGGAGCACACAAAGTCAGCTTTACTTGGTGAAGCAAATAACTTCAAGAAGGCTCTGACTTTACTGGAATCAAATAATATTGAAG ATGCCCTCGCTACATTCCGTCTCTGCGCTGATCTACGCAAGAGACTACTTGCACACCACACTAAGGATTACGGTGAAATACAGGACTGCATTGCTCGATGTTTGGCTTCTCTTG gtAAATACAAAGAAGCTTGCAAAGTTTTAGAATCCAGTTTGACAATTACTGAAGATTGTTATGGCAGTGGTAGCCTGGAACTGGCACGAGAACTCCAGAAATTCTGTGAACTGCTCTACATAGCTGGAGAAAGGAAAAAAGCTTTAAAAACTATCAACCGAGCGAAAAGTTTATTTGCTATACATTTTGGTTTGAAATGTCCTGAATATGGAGAACTTGCTTTGCTTGAATCTAAACttcatttacaaaaataa